The Sulfurospirillum halorespirans DSM 13726 genome has a window encoding:
- a CDS encoding beta strand repeat-containing protein: MAHSIGTIREVSGIVIARNATGEERVLHVGDKVNFEDTISTIGAGSHVTLSLADGREIVLAGNDGVLLDQSVYAAGAGFGHDAVVAGQTMDALNSNQSVEDIQAALLAGKDINQLEATAAGDTAAGGAGGGNLISGFATAQYATGGDESTVLADQRALDDGGAETALFAATNAALNPNDSPVISDVAALQLEALDGQNTFNGSLVTATDADGDTVTYALVTDSVSVNTELASGVTVTVNADGTYTVTGDFNALAAGESATITFQYTANDGQGFDGTDGNNASSTSAPAAVTLTITGTNDQPVVSDVTVGSDESVTSWLLGTSVNSNNDDESKMSSTDGVDLATINAFISPEGLVEIGNLFTEGDGTNPTDGSAIKFTVNTIAGETVTFNWIFNDEEGDEAPYNDFSFVVIDGQTISLLASVSDEGDTNSGVFTYTFTTAGAHEITFGVMNDDDTDVDSNLQITYVSGGEITNVETIGYVEPLATNAVYESTDAVTSVEDVTTLFEGTLPEVQDDDVSDSHTYALAPDSNVTLSSTDIDTTKITNLGVSIDPTTGDYSVSGNFNALAAGETVTITFQYVAIDDSINQTNGESNTSAPATVTLTITGTNDQPVVSAVEVSATETNGTETFTFEGDLKLVATDADVNDGHKFYAVTGGGDMGDHVIYNVESDAEITIENISVNPNGTYSITGDFNALAVGETAIITFQYYAVDDSSTQANGESNTSEIKKVTITVTGTNDAVLITDATITGSVIEDAEVTTATGNVAFSDLDSSDTHTVSVTSPSAPTLGTLTAVISDDSTDDGAGSVTWTYSLDNASAQYLAVGQIVTETYTIMLNDGKGSTVTQDVTITITGTNDNVIIATADTVGSVTEDAAVTTATGSVAFTDVDLTDEHSVTSTLKSTDNSSTIFGTFTVVATADTTGSGTGGSVSWTYTIDNTAAQQLAANETVTEVYTITINDGNSTVTQDVTITITGTNDAPVAVADTNSVTELGDDISKIFATGNLLANDTDVDNGADLDVVSINGVQTPGGHIYVAGEYGYLSVNKETGDYTYTLYKLFDENANTKIEGLDDGETLTDTFNYTIKDEYGATSTSTLTITVNGTNDAPTISINTGNWFNANDTVYEAGLPNGTNASSSSEIAKGTFTIGDADGLDDIKSIQIVTQIFVIDETHPLSSLMNQTIDTTYGEVTITGYSNGTFSYTYTLKDPVNNVFPVDDKTGKDSFIVTVSDGDKTDSATVTINIKDDAPIAKADAQTVNEDVLEGYITGNVLGNDKVGADGIGSVTFKDATNNEVVGTYGTLSYDSATGAYTYTLNENAQTLTPNDHPQEIFTYSITDKDGDTSKTSTLTITVDGINDAPVATVEDNLSVHEDDSTVHGQLVADDIDNDDNSATLIYSLVDGKSVPAGFMLNPDGSYTFDATNSAYQSLAAGDKQDVTFTWIATDSHGAMTTEQTVTITVTGTNDAPVAVADVNSVKEALSGDHTTKTGIEGNVITGTNGAGADSDVDNGTTLTIIKLVDENTGTTLTDTNYTWKGEGFHIEGEYGNIMLWPDGKYLYNLYNDRDATNELKEGEEVTETFTYTVSDGDGSKAETTLTITITGTNDAPVLTSSDALDFSVAEDAAEADADKTYNGDIGIASLATDVDHNAVLHISQVNDEAVSTSGYDTTVTFKYIDKDENEASFESSLHVNQDGTYTITNESDLNPLPGGVNATATLNFTIADEYGAETAAKIVNLTITGNNDAPVATPSTSSGNEDTSIAVSLGGTDVDGTIVSVSVTTLPTADQGVLYFMNGTTLTEVSTTTVLTPEQAANLTFVPTANFNGEVTISFTVTDDTGATSISANEVITVIPVNDAPITSTVTLTPIAEDSGAYIITQANLLAKASDPVEHDSLVATDLVISSGKGTLVDNHNGTWTYTPAANDDTGVTFSYKITDNGTTNGVSDPKSVTGTATLDVTSVNDAPDAVDNTYVLSGLSGQYYAYHEGTTLDGSNLLHVSQVESFIAKTTPDATFTATTLSYGLASNGVSSLFSNSLGTTGNLAKFLGTNASDLSVNSDKGSDAIIKLSGSIELEAGSTYKFKVYSDDGYAIYIDGHLVSSYDNIRAPGSTTSASFTVATSGTHDISIVYWDQGGQAVLKVELSNDNGATYHVLSGTSDGLSSLVTNEDTPLIIAPSTLLANDSDVDGDTLSIVSVATTDNTHGTVEIVNGQIVFTPDANYNGDATFTYTISDESLTDTATVTLHVNSVNDAPVAINDILSASEDTPIIYTASQLLGNDTDADSTSLSIASVTSGSNGTVVLNPDGTVTFTPNANFSGTADFTYTTTDGTATSNSATVTVNVTAVADTPTVSISGTGVVSQTIDTTNATTIGNGFTITALHADGTASTISTNSSPNGFGVAGASSGADSEIGYLNGTGSEKLDVLFDNAVTSISVSIAYLNSTETYGVYFYLNGVLVGSTTHTGGSDSVEAAVTLSPSSGSAFDEVVFYAPSANDDYLINSITFDKEVASSTVTVDDTTRSTELHVSSALSDTDGSETLNTSISGLGEGFVLTDGTHTATAGSTGIVDVTGWTLSSLTLTAPILAEGNYVLTVTATSTEGSNNAQASARATITVSVPDSSEVTAVDDTVAVVTTTSTSIAEVSKTWNDNDGNGSHVKLSSSDSKVTLYTDDSGINKTVKTTSKSFSVEDDSSASVSVKITQHNAETGDTYTVKLLNTVGDTVAFVTINKSLNVTASSGDYSWDSYTKTLSFTNVGSGTYNLEVSATNVYNQNSSSAISVDFSGLTIKSTTTVTSTEAWNTVGAEIATLAAGVVAIVGSVLTNDAVGSEGATITQVGAETSSVNNIMTLVGAHGTLEINTVSGDYTYKVTDTTVPTTGSETFCYTLAQADGDTATANLTFNFASGSTATTGTHGTTGADTLVAASDDGVTLYGGKGNDTLYGGAGNDTLYGEDGNDKLYGGAGNDTLYGGKSDDYLNGGTGSDKLYGDAGNDTLVYDANDSIIDGGAGTDTLLINTDSSVDLSNVAAIATSIEVIDLTQASVAVTNINVDDVISLTEDSTTHVLKITGDANDSVSGTGLTASSDTTNLDAGYTRYEGTATDGTKAYVDVQDTIVHTDFH; encoded by the coding sequence ATGGCACATTCAATCGGAACAATCAGAGAAGTCAGTGGTATTGTTATTGCGCGAAACGCAACAGGCGAAGAGCGAGTCTTACATGTAGGCGATAAAGTCAACTTTGAAGACACGATCAGCACTATCGGTGCAGGCTCTCACGTCACGCTATCTTTGGCAGATGGCAGAGAGATCGTTCTCGCGGGCAATGATGGTGTTCTTTTAGATCAAAGTGTCTATGCCGCAGGTGCAGGATTTGGACACGACGCGGTTGTCGCAGGACAGACAATGGACGCGCTAAACTCCAATCAAAGTGTTGAAGACATTCAAGCCGCCTTGCTTGCCGGTAAAGACATCAACCAATTAGAAGCCACTGCCGCTGGTGATACCGCAGCTGGTGGTGCGGGTGGAGGCAATCTCATCTCAGGTTTTGCAACCGCTCAGTATGCGACAGGTGGTGATGAAAGTACCGTTCTTGCCGATCAACGTGCGCTTGATGATGGTGGAGCTGAGACAGCCTTGTTTGCTGCAACCAATGCAGCCCTTAATCCAAATGATTCACCAGTTATTAGCGATGTTGCCGCTTTACAACTCGAAGCACTTGATGGTCAAAACACGTTTAATGGAAGCCTTGTCACTGCAACCGATGCAGATGGCGATACCGTTACATACGCACTTGTCACAGATAGCGTCAGTGTAAATACTGAACTTGCATCAGGCGTAACCGTTACCGTTAACGCTGATGGCACCTACACCGTTACCGGCGACTTCAACGCCCTTGCTGCAGGCGAGAGCGCAACTATCACCTTCCAATATACGGCGAATGATGGACAAGGTTTTGATGGCACCGATGGCAATAATGCAAGTTCTACGAGCGCACCTGCCGCAGTTACCCTTACGATTACAGGAACGAATGACCAACCGGTAGTCAGTGACGTTACCGTTGGAAGTGATGAGAGTGTTACATCATGGTTACTCGGTACATCTGTTAATTCAAATAATGATGATGAAAGTAAGATGAGTAGTACAGATGGTGTTGACCTAGCTACAATCAATGCGTTTATCAGTCCAGAAGGTCTGGTTGAAATCGGAAATCTCTTTACAGAAGGAGATGGTACTAACCCAACTGATGGTTCTGCGATTAAATTTACCGTTAATACCATTGCCGGTGAGACTGTAACCTTTAACTGGATCTTTAACGATGAAGAAGGCGATGAAGCTCCTTATAATGACTTTTCATTTGTTGTCATTGATGGACAAACAATTTCGCTCCTTGCTAGCGTTTCTGATGAAGGCGATACGAATAGTGGCGTCTTTACCTACACATTTACAACAGCAGGAGCCCATGAAATCACATTTGGCGTCATGAACGATGATGACACTGATGTGGATTCAAACTTACAAATTACCTATGTGTCGGGTGGTGAAATTACGAATGTTGAAACCATCGGATATGTAGAACCGCTTGCAACAAATGCTGTTTATGAGTCAACAGACGCAGTAACATCTGTAGAAGATGTGACAACACTCTTTGAAGGTACCCTTCCTGAGGTTCAAGATGACGATGTCAGTGATAGCCATACTTACGCACTAGCACCCGATAGCAATGTAACACTATCTTCTACCGATATTGATACGACTAAAATTACAAATCTTGGAGTTAGCATTGACCCAACGACAGGTGATTATTCCGTCAGTGGAAATTTCAATGCCCTTGCTGCAGGTGAAACTGTCACGATTACATTCCAATATGTGGCGATAGATGATAGCATCAACCAAACCAATGGTGAGTCCAACACGTCTGCCCCTGCAACCGTTACGCTTACCATTACAGGAACCAATGACCAACCTGTTGTAAGCGCTGTTGAAGTGAGTGCAACAGAAACAAATGGTACAGAAACCTTTACATTTGAAGGTGATCTCAAACTTGTAGCAACGGATGCTGACGTCAATGATGGACATAAGTTCTATGCCGTAACTGGCGGTGGCGATATGGGAGACCACGTTATCTACAATGTGGAATCCGATGCGGAGATTACTATCGAGAACATTAGTGTCAATCCCAATGGAACTTACAGTATCACGGGTGACTTCAATGCCTTAGCCGTAGGCGAAACCGCAATAATTACATTCCAATACTATGCCGTTGATGATAGTTCCACACAAGCCAATGGCGAATCCAATACCTCTGAAATTAAAAAGGTCACGATTACGGTCACAGGCACCAATGATGCTGTTCTCATTACAGATGCGACTATTACAGGTAGTGTTATAGAGGATGCTGAAGTAACGACAGCGACAGGAAACGTAGCCTTCTCAGATTTAGATTCAAGTGATACCCATACGGTATCTGTTACTTCACCATCAGCACCAACGTTAGGAACATTAACCGCTGTTATCTCTGATGACAGTACAGATGATGGCGCTGGTAGTGTTACATGGACATACAGTCTGGATAATGCTTCTGCTCAATACCTTGCAGTAGGTCAAATTGTTACAGAAACATATACTATTATGCTTAATGATGGTAAGGGAAGTACTGTAACCCAAGATGTTACGATTACGATTACAGGAACAAACGATAACGTTATCATCGCAACTGCGGATACTGTAGGTAGTGTTACAGAAGATGCTGCAGTAACAACAGCAACAGGAAGCGTAGCGTTTACAGATGTAGACTTAACCGATGAACATAGTGTAACTTCTACTCTCAAATCAACAGACAATTCTAGTACTATATTTGGCACATTTACAGTAGTCGCAACAGCAGACACAACAGGAAGTGGCACAGGTGGCTCCGTTAGTTGGACATATACCATTGATAATACAGCAGCACAACAACTTGCAGCAAATGAGACTGTTACCGAAGTTTATACCATCACCATTAATGATGGTAATAGTACTGTAACCCAAGATGTTACGATTACGATCACAGGAACCAACGACGCGCCTGTAGCAGTTGCCGATACAAACAGTGTCACAGAGCTCGGGGATGATATCTCGAAAATTTTTGCAACAGGAAATCTCCTTGCCAATGATACCGATGTCGACAATGGTGCAGATTTGGACGTTGTTTCTATTAATGGCGTTCAAACACCGGGCGGACACATTTACGTTGCGGGAGAGTATGGTTATTTATCTGTAAATAAAGAGACGGGTGACTATACCTATACATTGTATAAACTATTCGATGAAAATGCCAACACGAAAATTGAAGGTCTTGATGATGGTGAAACGTTGACAGATACGTTTAACTATACCATTAAAGATGAGTATGGAGCTACCTCGACATCAACACTGACTATTACAGTTAATGGAACAAACGATGCTCCAACCATTTCTATTAATACAGGGAATTGGTTTAATGCCAATGATACGGTGTATGAAGCAGGATTACCTAACGGAACGAATGCGTCTTCTAGCTCAGAAATTGCAAAAGGAACCTTTACAATTGGTGATGCAGATGGCTTAGATGATATTAAATCGATTCAAATAGTCACTCAAATATTTGTCATCGATGAAACACATCCTCTATCCTCTCTTATGAATCAAACAATTGATACAACCTATGGCGAAGTAACAATTACAGGCTATAGCAATGGCACTTTTAGTTATACGTATACATTAAAGGACCCTGTAAACAATGTTTTTCCAGTCGATGATAAAACTGGTAAAGACTCTTTTATAGTTACCGTTTCCGATGGTGATAAAACAGATAGTGCAACGGTTACAATTAATATTAAGGATGATGCCCCAATTGCAAAAGCAGATGCTCAAACTGTCAACGAAGATGTCCTAGAAGGATACATTACTGGCAATGTTCTTGGTAATGACAAAGTGGGTGCGGATGGCATCGGTTCTGTAACGTTTAAAGATGCAACAAATAATGAAGTTGTTGGAACATACGGCACACTCTCTTACGACAGTGCAACAGGCGCTTATACCTATACGCTTAATGAGAATGCTCAAACATTAACGCCAAATGACCATCCACAAGAAATATTTACCTATAGCATTACAGATAAAGATGGCGATACCAGTAAGACGTCTACTTTGACCATTACCGTTGATGGCATCAACGACGCACCTGTTGCTACGGTAGAAGATAATTTGAGCGTACATGAAGATGATAGCACTGTTCATGGTCAATTGGTTGCAGATGATATCGACAATGACGATAACAGCGCAACACTTATCTACTCATTGGTCGATGGAAAATCTGTACCCGCAGGATTTATGCTTAATCCAGATGGAAGTTACACCTTTGATGCAACCAATAGCGCGTATCAATCACTCGCTGCTGGTGATAAACAAGATGTTACATTTACATGGATCGCTACAGATAGCCATGGTGCAATGACAACAGAACAAACAGTCACTATTACTGTCACCGGAACCAATGACGCGCCAGTAGCAGTTGCAGATGTCAACAGTGTTAAAGAAGCTCTTTCTGGCGATCATACTACCAAAACAGGTATCGAGGGAAATGTCATTACAGGAACGAATGGTGCAGGCGCTGATAGCGATGTTGACAATGGCACAACCCTTACGATCATCAAATTGGTCGATGAAAATACGGGCACAACCCTTACTGACACGAACTATACATGGAAGGGCGAAGGTTTCCACATCGAAGGTGAATATGGCAATATCATGCTATGGCCAGATGGAAAATATCTCTACAACCTCTATAACGACAGAGATGCTACCAATGAGCTAAAAGAAGGTGAAGAAGTCACCGAAACATTTACCTACACCGTTTCAGATGGAGATGGTAGTAAAGCAGAGACAACGCTTACTATTACCATTACAGGAACCAATGATGCGCCAGTGTTGACCTCTTCTGATGCCCTTGACTTTAGTGTTGCAGAAGATGCCGCTGAAGCGGATGCGGATAAAACTTATAATGGCGATATTGGCATTGCTTCTTTAGCAACCGATGTTGATCATAATGCCGTACTTCATATCAGTCAAGTCAACGATGAAGCTGTTTCGACAAGCGGTTATGACACAACCGTAACATTTAAGTACATCGATAAAGATGAAAATGAAGCAAGCTTTGAATCAAGCTTACATGTAAACCAAGATGGTACCTACACCATTACCAATGAGAGCGATCTCAATCCTCTTCCAGGCGGTGTTAATGCAACTGCAACCTTGAACTTTACGATTGCCGATGAGTATGGCGCAGAAACAGCAGCTAAAATAGTCAATTTGACAATTACGGGCAATAATGATGCTCCAGTAGCAACACCAAGCACATCAAGTGGCAATGAAGATACTTCCATTGCAGTAAGCTTAGGAGGAACCGACGTAGATGGTACGATTGTCTCTGTGAGCGTAACTACTTTACCAACGGCAGATCAAGGCGTACTTTACTTTATGAATGGTACAACACTAACAGAGGTTTCTACTACCACAGTGTTGACACCAGAGCAAGCAGCAAACTTGACCTTTGTGCCAACAGCAAATTTCAATGGTGAAGTGACTATAAGTTTTACAGTAACGGACGATACAGGGGCAACTTCAATATCTGCTAATGAGGTTATTACGGTTATCCCTGTGAATGATGCACCTATTACATCCACAGTCACGCTAACTCCTATTGCAGAAGACAGTGGGGCATATATTATTACCCAAGCCAACTTACTTGCCAAGGCAAGTGATCCTGTGGAGCATGATTCTTTAGTTGCAACCGATCTCGTGATTTCCAGTGGAAAAGGTACATTGGTTGATAATCATAATGGTACATGGACGTATACACCAGCGGCTAATGATGATACGGGCGTAACTTTCAGCTATAAAATCACAGACAATGGTACTACCAATGGTGTATCCGATCCAAAATCGGTCACAGGCACGGCAACACTAGACGTCACTTCAGTCAATGATGCTCCTGACGCAGTGGACAATACCTATGTCCTTAGCGGACTTAGCGGGCAATACTATGCTTATCATGAAGGTACGACCCTTGATGGCTCTAACTTACTTCATGTTAGTCAAGTGGAAAGCTTTATTGCTAAAACAACGCCTGATGCAACCTTTACTGCAACAACACTTAGCTATGGATTGGCAAGTAATGGGGTCTCATCGTTGTTTAGTAATAGTTTGGGAACCACTGGCAATCTAGCGAAATTTTTAGGTACCAATGCGAGTGATTTAAGTGTTAATAGTGACAAAGGTTCGGATGCCATTATTAAACTTAGCGGTTCTATTGAACTTGAAGCCGGTAGCACGTATAAATTTAAAGTCTATTCTGATGATGGCTATGCGATTTATATTGATGGTCATTTGGTCTCCTCTTATGATAATATTCGAGCTCCAGGTTCAACGACCAGTGCAAGTTTTACCGTTGCAACAAGCGGTACACACGATATTAGCATTGTGTACTGGGATCAAGGTGGACAAGCCGTCTTAAAAGTGGAACTCAGCAATGACAATGGCGCTACATACCATGTCCTTTCAGGAACATCCGATGGTCTCTCTTCTTTAGTTACCAATGAAGACACACCGTTGATTATTGCTCCAAGTACACTGCTTGCCAATGACAGCGATGTCGATGGCGATACTCTAAGCATTGTTAGTGTGGCAACAACTGATAACACCCATGGTACGGTAGAGATTGTAAATGGTCAAATCGTCTTTACACCTGATGCAAATTACAATGGTGATGCAACGTTCACTTATACTATTAGCGATGAAAGCCTTACCGATACGGCAACGGTAACATTACATGTAAACTCTGTTAATGATGCACCCGTTGCTATTAATGATATCCTTTCTGCATCAGAAGATACCCCAATTATCTACACTGCATCTCAATTGTTGGGGAATGATACTGATGCCGATAGTACCTCTTTGAGTATTGCAAGCGTTACAAGCGGTAGTAATGGTACCGTTGTACTTAATCCTGATGGTACAGTAACCTTTACACCGAATGCAAACTTTAGTGGGACGGCAGATTTTACCTATACTACGACGGATGGCACAGCGACGTCAAATTCAGCGACTGTTACTGTTAATGTCACCGCAGTAGCTGATACACCAACGGTAAGCATTTCAGGAACAGGTGTTGTTTCTCAAACCATTGATACCACTAATGCTACAACAATAGGAAATGGTTTCACGATTACGGCGCTCCATGCGGATGGTACGGCTAGCACTATTAGCACCAATAGTTCACCTAATGGATTTGGTGTTGCGGGTGCTTCTTCGGGTGCTGACAGTGAAATTGGTTACTTGAATGGAACAGGATCTGAAAAATTGGATGTCTTATTTGATAATGCTGTGACATCCATTAGCGTTTCCATTGCGTATTTAAATTCGACTGAAACGTATGGTGTTTATTTTTACCTCAATGGTGTTCTTGTGGGTTCGACGACACATACGGGGGGAAGTGATAGTGTTGAGGCTGCTGTTACGCTTTCTCCTTCTTCTGGCTCTGCATTTGATGAAGTCGTGTTCTATGCACCTAGCGCGAATGATGATTATTTGATTAATTCTATTACCTTTGATAAAGAGGTTGCTTCCTCAACGGTCACAGTCGATGATACGACAAGGTCAACCGAACTTCATGTCTCTTCTGCTTTGAGCGATACTGATGGTTCAGAAACATTGAACACAAGCATTAGTGGTTTAGGCGAAGGATTTGTCTTAACCGATGGTACCCATACAGCTACAGCGGGAAGTACAGGAATCGTCGATGTTACTGGGTGGACGCTAAGCTCATTAACGCTCACCGCTCCGATTTTAGCTGAGGGAAATTATGTCTTGACAGTGACTGCAACATCGACAGAGGGGTCTAATAATGCTCAGGCTTCTGCAAGAGCAACAATCACAGTATCAGTTCCAGATAGCAGTGAAGTAACCGCAGTCGACGATACGGTGGCAGTTGTTACGACAACATCGACATCAATTGCGGAAGTATCGAAAACATGGAATGATAATGATGGCAATGGCAGTCATGTAAAACTTTCTTCTAGTGATTCAAAAGTAACGTTGTACACAGATGACTCGGGTATCAATAAGACTGTAAAAACAACTTCAAAGAGCTTTAGTGTAGAAGATGACAGTAGTGCAAGTGTCAGCGTTAAAATTACTCAACACAATGCAGAAACGGGAGATACCTATACTGTTAAATTGCTCAACACTGTAGGGGATACAGTAGCATTTGTTACAATTAATAAGTCCTTAAATGTAACGGCTTCTTCGGGTGATTATAGTTGGGATAGCTATACAAAAACCCTATCGTTTACAAATGTTGGCTCAGGAACGTATAACTTAGAAGTTTCTGCAACGAATGTATATAACCAGAATAGCAGCAGTGCGATATCCGTTGATTTTTCGGGTTTAACTATCAAATCTACAACAACAGTTACATCTACTGAAGCTTGGAATACTGTAGGCGCAGAAATAGCAACGCTTGCGGCAGGTGTTGTTGCTATTGTTGGTAGTGTTCTCACCAATGATGCAGTAGGCTCAGAAGGTGCGACGATCACACAAGTAGGTGCTGAAACTTCTAGTGTCAATAATATAATGACACTAGTGGGAGCTCATGGAACATTAGAAATTAACACTGTATCAGGAGATTATACCTATAAGGTGACAGATACTACCGTTCCAACAACTGGAAGTGAGACCTTTTGTTATACCCTTGCACAAGCTGATGGCGATACTGCGACCGCTAATTTGACCTTCAATTTTGCAAGTGGTAGCACTGCAACGACAGGTACACATGGTACAACAGGTGCCGATACCTTGGTCGCAGCGTCTGATGATGGTGTTACACTTTACGGTGGAAAAGGCAACGACACACTTTACGGTGGCGCTGGCAATGATACGCTTTATGGTGAAGATGGCAATGATAAGCTTTATGGCGGAGCAGGCAATGACACGCTTTACGGCGGAAAAAGCGATGACTATCTCAATGGTGGAACAGGCTCTGATAAGCTTTATGGTGACGCAGGTAACGATACCCTTGTTTACGATGCAAATGATAGCATCATCGATGGAGGAGCGGGTACCGATACGCTTCTTATCAACACCGATAGCTCTGTAGATTTGAGCAATGTTGCAGCCATTGCAACGAGCATCGAAGTGATTGACCTTACCCAAGCGAGTGTTGCAGTCACCAATATTAACGTGGATGATGTCATTAGTTTAACGGAAGATAGCACAACGCATGTTCTTAAAATTACAGGCGATGCGAATGATAGCGTCTCAGGTACAGGATTGACAGCATCATCCGATACAACCAATCTCGATGCTGGCTACACACGTTATGAAGGTACCGCCACCGATGGTACAAAAGCGTATGTTGATGTACAAGACACCATTGTGCATACTGACTTTCATTAA
- a CDS encoding transglutaminase-like cysteine peptidase, with the protein MVFKVILGFMLLHVSLFGGEFKLSSSFFASLHTAKSKAILHDYERFMNETSSKPLHVKLDAVNFYINAFVGAYDEQTYRSEDYWASRWEFLENGGGDCEDYVIAKFYTLKDLGIDPKKMALCIVQDMDNGSYHMVLLFFEKPHTEPLVLDNLSFKILPLSKRYDLKVKECMNEEGYFKLENSELVRNPSRRGIKNYVEMLTRNQKESLWQH; encoded by the coding sequence ATGGTTTTTAAAGTCATCCTTGGCTTTATGCTTTTACATGTAAGCCTTTTTGGAGGGGAGTTTAAGCTCTCCTCCTCTTTTTTTGCTTCCCTTCACACTGCCAAATCCAAAGCAATTCTTCACGATTACGAGCGTTTTATGAATGAAACCAGCTCCAAACCGTTACATGTAAAGCTTGACGCGGTCAATTTTTACATTAATGCCTTTGTGGGTGCGTATGATGAACAGACCTATCGCAGCGAAGATTATTGGGCGAGTCGTTGGGAATTTTTGGAAAATGGTGGAGGGGATTGCGAAGATTATGTGATTGCCAAGTTTTACACGCTTAAAGATTTGGGCATCGACCCTAAAAAAATGGCACTCTGCATTGTTCAAGACATGGACAATGGAAGTTACCATATGGTGCTTCTCTTTTTTGAAAAACCCCATACTGAGCCACTCGTGCTTGATAATCTCAGCTTCAAGATCTTGCCACTTAGCAAACGTTATGATTTGAAAGTGAAAGAATGCATGAACGAAGAGGGCTATTTTAAACTCGAAAACAGTGAACTTGTGCGCAATCCATCACGCAGAGGGATTAAAAATTATGTTGAGATGCTCACGCGAAACCAAAAAGAGTCGCTTTGGCAGCATTAA